The Kordia sp. SMS9 DNA window GATGGAAAAAGAAAAGTTGGATACACAGCACCAAGTGCCACAGGTCAATTTGAATGTATAAAACTAGCACAAAGAGTTGCAGGCGTACAACCAAACGAAATTTCATACATAGAAGCACATGGAACAGCAACAAAACTGGGCGATCCCATTGAAATAGAAGCACTAAATAGAGCTTTTGAGCACACCCAAGAACATGCATGTGCCATCGGTTCGCTAAAATCAAATATAGGACATTTAGATGCCGCCGCAGGAATTGCTAGTTTCATCAAAACAGTACTCTCTTTAAAATATCGCAAAATACCGCCTTCATTACACTTTACAGAAGCAAATCCAGATATAGACTTCCTATCAGGACCTTTTCATGTAAACACAAAACTAAAAGATTGGGAAACTACCAATGGAGCATCTCGAATTGCCGGTGTCAGTAGTTTTGGAATTGGCGGAACCAATGTGCATGCAATACTAGAAGAAGCGCCTGCAAAACAGACATCGCAAAGTGCACAACAATATCACATACTTCCATATACGGCGAAAACAAAAACGTCATTGGAAAAGTATCAAGGAAAACTAAAGGACTTCATAAAAGAAACCGAAACAATAGCAATTGACGATGTAGCATTTACACTGCAAAACAAAATAAAAGATATGTCTTACAGAGACTATATCGTATGTAAAAATAGCGTAGATGCTTTACAACAATTAGACACCAAAAATGCGGCTGTTTCAAAAGCAAATGCACATACAAACATTGTATTTATGTTTCCAGGGCAAGGGAATCAGTATTTTGCTATGGGTAAGGAATTGTATCAAGAAAATAGCTTCTTTGCAACAATTCTGGACGAAGGTTTTGACATACTACACCAACTTACAGGTGAAAATCACAAAGAAATTCTTGGGTTTCATTCAAGCACAACAGCAGCTGCTCAACAAATTAACAATACACAATATACACAACCATTACTATTCTTATTTGAATATGCCTTAGCAAAACTACTAATGCAATATGGTGTGCAACCCAATACCTCTATTGGACACAGTTTAGGAGAATATGTTGCGGCGTGTATAAGCGGTGTGTTTTCTTTTGAAGATGGACTTAAAATGGTAACCGAACGCGCAAAATTAATGAGTCAGCTTGAAGAAGGTGACATGATTAGCATAAATGCTGATGTAAAAACCATTACACCGTTGCTACACGAAGCCTTATCAATTGCCGTCATCAATACAGAAAACTCCTGTGTAGTTTCTGGTGCTAAAGAAGACATCAATACTTTCAAAGAAGTACTGGCAGATAAAAACATACCATATATCCTGTTAAAAACATCTCATGCATTTCACTCGCAAATGATGGACGAAATGTTAGATGCATATCGTGATGTTTTAAAACAAATTCATTTCTCAGCACCAAATCATCCAATAATATCAAACCTTACAGGAAACATACTACTTGAAGAAGAAGCAACTTCCATAGAATACTGGATACAACATCTAAGAAAAACAGTAAACTTTGTAAAAGGAACCAATCTTTTATTACAAAATGAAAATACGTTATTTATTGAAATTGGTCCAGGTAAATCGTTAAAAAACTTCATAAAACAACATGCTAAATTCCAAAAAAATCATCACACGATTAACTTGGTTAGGCATGTAAAAGAAGTCAAAAATGATGTTGCATACTTTTTACAAGGAATAGGAAATATTTGGAAACATGGTGTTGAGGTACATTGGGAAAAGATGTATGCAGGTGAAAAACGTCAAAAAATTCCAGTACCCTTATACAGTTTTGATACAATGCAATTTCCTGTAAAAGTAGCGCCGTATCAACAATTGCAAGCATCAACTACAACTTCAATTGCAAAAACGGATATAAACAATTGGACTTACAAAGAAGGCTGGCAAGAGATTACAACAGACTTTTCAGAAAACACTTCAAAAAGTTTTAACATCTACTTTTTAGGAACCGATAAATTTTCAAACACTATCGAAGCTAAAGCCAACAAATCAGATGAAGCAATTATTGTAAAAGCTGGAAGTACATTTTCTAATCATGAAAATATGTACATCACCATCAATCCAAACAATGCTGAAGATTACCAACAATTAGCAACACTCATAGCAACTAAAACAACAAAAACATCTTTAACAATTACACATGCTTGGAACACAAATGAAAACGAAACAACCAAGGAAGTAATGCAACAAGGATATTTTTCATTATTACACCTTTCCAGAGCCATATTAAACAATGCCAACTTCACTACCATTCATATTGATTGTATCACAACAAATACGTTCAATGTACAAGGGAATGAAAAAATAATACCTGCAAAATCAACATCTTTAGCAGCCCTAAAAGTAATTCCAAAAGAATTTGAAAACAGTACGTACAGGTGTATTGAATTTGATGCAGCAACGACAGAAACCTCTTTTGTTCATGAAGTGTTACAAAGTAATCTTGAAAATGAATGCATCGCCATACGTGGCACAAAACTATGGGAACCTTTTTATACCTCATCAAAACTAGCAGAAACAACAAAAGATGAACGTGCATTAAAACACAAAGGAACCTACCTTATAACAGGAGGAAATGGCGGAATTGGAAAAGTAATTTCAAAACATTTAAGGGAAACTTATGATGCAAATATCCTATTAATCGTTCGAAAAACGCCGAATCCAACACTGCTGCAATGGATCAATAAAATGGGAGATGCAGTAACGTACATCATTGATGACTTATCGGACAAAGTAGCATTGCAACAAAAAATAACTCAAACCTTATCCACTTGGACTAAAAAATTAGACGGAGTATTTCATACGGCAGGAATTATGGATGCCGCAGGACTCATCAACAAAAGAACTCAAGAAGATTGCGAACGCATATTTGCACCAAAAATTACAGGGACAGAAAACATTTGTGATGCTGTAATAACACATACACCAAATTTTGTAATGCTATTCTCTTCATTAGCAGCAGTATTAGCGCCCTACGGACAAGTAGGTTATGTAGCAGCAAATGCGTTTCAAAACTCCTATGTAAAATCGAAATCAACAAATAAAACTCG harbors:
- a CDS encoding type I polyketide synthase; amino-acid sequence: MKLRKKDIAIVGISGKFPKSENIQQFWNNIANGEELIHFYENEALEDLDLNQDQIEDDTYIKATSFIEDSGSFDYAFFGYTKEEAALMDPQIRILHEQIWTALEDAGYNPLTYLKKIGLYVSASDNINWRAHVLMNPSDKVSPFYTEQISNIKFSSTLISYCLNLKGPSYYLDTACSSSLVNIHIACRNLLLKECAMAVAAGVSINTTTDIGYQYQEGMILSKDGHCKTFDKDASGTISGEGVGVVVLKRMEDAVNDGDHIYGIIRGTAVNNDGKRKVGYTAPSATGQFECIKLAQRVAGVQPNEISYIEAHGTATKLGDPIEIEALNRAFEHTQEHACAIGSLKSNIGHLDAAAGIASFIKTVLSLKYRKIPPSLHFTEANPDIDFLSGPFHVNTKLKDWETTNGASRIAGVSSFGIGGTNVHAILEEAPAKQTSQSAQQYHILPYTAKTKTSLEKYQGKLKDFIKETETIAIDDVAFTLQNKIKDMSYRDYIVCKNSVDALQQLDTKNAAVSKANAHTNIVFMFPGQGNQYFAMGKELYQENSFFATILDEGFDILHQLTGENHKEILGFHSSTTAAAQQINNTQYTQPLLFLFEYALAKLLMQYGVQPNTSIGHSLGEYVAACISGVFSFEDGLKMVTERAKLMSQLEEGDMISINADVKTITPLLHEALSIAVINTENSCVVSGAKEDINTFKEVLADKNIPYILLKTSHAFHSQMMDEMLDAYRDVLKQIHFSAPNHPIISNLTGNILLEEEATSIEYWIQHLRKTVNFVKGTNLLLQNENTLFIEIGPGKSLKNFIKQHAKFQKNHHTINLVRHVKEVKNDVAYFLQGIGNIWKHGVEVHWEKMYAGEKRQKIPVPLYSFDTMQFPVKVAPYQQLQASTTTSIAKTDINNWTYKEGWQEITTDFSENTSKSFNIYFLGTDKFSNTIEAKANKSDEAIIVKAGSTFSNHENMYITINPNNAEDYQQLATLIATKTTKTSLTITHAWNTNENETTKEVMQQGYFSLLHLSRAILNNANFTTIHIDCITTNTFNVQGNEKIIPAKSTSLAALKVIPKEFENSTYRCIEFDAATTETSFVHEVLQSNLENECIAIRGTKLWEPFYTSSKLAETTKDERALKHKGTYLITGGNGGIGKVISKHLRETYDANILLIVRKTPNPTLLQWINKMGDAVTYIIDDLSDKVALQQKITQTLSTWTKKLDGVFHTAGIMDAAGLINKRTQEDCERIFAPKITGTENICDAVITHTPNFVMLFSSLAAVLAPYGQVGYVAANAFQNSYVKSKSTNKTRFLSVLWDTWKETGMAVNAAKMYHTESEALQGLSNETGLEILTNILNQKRAKEIIVSMSDFNMLIAKLKEDTLHKYTAQNEIDVEEESIKVEKPQTNTPYVAPTTETEIAISNLLESFFGFDKIGIHDDFFDLGGDSLKAMVLIKKIKEEFDYEIMLNIFFENPTIHKIAKEISLAKDINALRGDANDKNTIVI